The window CTTGAACAGCCCACTACAGGCTAGGTTCCGTTCGTTTACATTTGAGTATTTGGCTCACTGAAGTGACACATCAATTTCAAGGAATCTTCGAAAATGCGCGTTTCAAAACCCGTGTTAGGGTGGCCAAAAGCAAAGAAAAACGATGAATGCGAAAGAAAGGAAGTGCAATGAATCCAAAAGATCTGAAAGACCAAGAACTCTTAAGTAAAACGAAGTCACTAGTGCAAAAAGAGCGAGAACTCCTTACCGAGGTTCTTCAACATATGCGCGAGATAGATCGGCGAAAACTCTACAGTGATCTCGGGTACCGCAGCCTTTTTGACTATGCCGTCAAAGAGCTCGGCTATTCTGAAGGACAAGCAGCAAGACGCATTCAAGCACTGCGG is drawn from Bdellovibrionales bacterium CG10_big_fil_rev_8_21_14_0_10_45_34 and contains these coding sequences:
- a CDS encoding HNH endonuclease encodes the protein MRKKGSAMNPKDLKDQELLSKTKSLVQKERELLTEVLQHMREIDRRKLYSDLGYRSLFDYAVKELGYSEGQAARRIQALR